A genomic window from Candidatus Denitrolinea symbiosum includes:
- a CDS encoding alanine racemase, with the protein MPESLRPTQLEINLAQLRRNLEAIRAHVAPAKVMPVLKANAYGHGVEGVAKFIAPFADYLSVATIDEGIRLRELGIDKPILVMGGIFSWQIPFFPRYDLTLTASSPDLLLAAEQFAAASGQRVRAHLKIDTGMERVGVRDTEAEPFLEQAASCRGVDVEGIYSHYANADSSDLTHARLQLERFNETLRFYEKRSLPPPALRHISNSGGILQLPEGNFDMVRSGIMFYGVYPTLSVPHTVEVKPAITWRSRVAYSKITPPGRPVSYGALWQAERPTRIVTVPCGYADGYVRRMSGRARLFVNGRLVPQVGRICMDQFMADAGEAEAAVGDPVVLLGEGITAHDFAEWAGTSPYEILTNFCVRVPRVYVED; encoded by the coding sequence ATGCCCGAATCCCTTCGCCCGACCCAGCTTGAAATCAACCTCGCGCAATTGCGCCGCAACCTCGAGGCCATCCGCGCGCATGTGGCGCCCGCGAAAGTCATGCCGGTCCTCAAGGCCAACGCCTACGGTCACGGGGTGGAGGGCGTCGCCAAATTCATCGCGCCCTTCGCGGATTACCTCAGCGTGGCGACCATTGACGAGGGCATCCGTCTCCGCGAGCTGGGCATTGACAAACCCATCCTCGTGATGGGCGGGATTTTCTCCTGGCAGATTCCCTTCTTCCCGCGCTACGACTTGACGCTCACCGCGTCCTCCCCGGACCTCCTGCTGGCCGCGGAACAATTCGCCGCCGCGTCGGGACAGCGTGTCCGCGCGCACTTGAAGATAGACACGGGCATGGAGCGCGTCGGCGTGCGCGACACGGAGGCGGAACCCTTCCTCGAGCAGGCCGCGTCCTGCCGCGGCGTGGACGTGGAGGGCATCTATAGTCACTACGCCAACGCCGACTCGTCCGACCTGACCCACGCGCGCCTGCAACTGGAACGTTTCAACGAGACCCTGCGCTTCTACGAAAAACGCAGCCTGCCGCCGCCCGCGCTGCGTCATATCTCTAACTCAGGCGGGATCTTGCAATTGCCCGAAGGCAACTTTGATATGGTGCGCTCGGGCATCATGTTCTACGGCGTCTATCCCACGTTGAGCGTCCCGCACACTGTGGAGGTGAAACCCGCCATCACCTGGCGGTCGCGGGTGGCCTACTCCAAGATCACCCCGCCCGGGCGGCCGGTCAGCTACGGGGCTTTGTGGCAGGCCGAACGTCCGACGCGAATCGTCACCGTCCCGTGCGGCTACGCGGACGGGTACGTCCGCCGCATGAGCGGGCGGGCGCGTCTCTTCGTCAACGGGAGGCTGGTACCGCAGGTGGGACGCATCTGCATGGACCAGTTCATGGCGGACGCGGGCGAGGCGGAGGCCGCGGTGGGCGATCCCGTCGTTCTGCTCGGCGAAGGAATCACCGCCCACGATTTTGCCGAGTGGGCGGGGACCAGTCCCTATGAGATATTGACTAATTTCTGCGTGCGCGTGCCGCGCGTATACGTGGAAGATTGA
- a CDS encoding RNA-splicing ligase RtcB produces the protein MDIVTGKTLKRRGWPEGRIIGLAKDAATRLLDSGLDRDTVLARLDAVRADPGRFLADETLAELARECLRADRPREESPAELRGEASPYPVWGKEQIDDQSIAQMDNAMRLPVSVAGALMPDAHVGYGLPIGGVLATDNAVIPYAVGVDIACRMRLSLYEVSPRLLEQKPALFENALLTQTAFGLGAEWKGERRARHPVLDDPDWEATRLLQTLRDNAVKQLGTSGTGNHFVEWGAFRLNEPLSGLQPGEYLALLSHSGSRSVGFKIADRYSKLAMELHPRLDKSVRHLAWLSLDSEEGQEYWLSMELAGRFAAANHYVIHRRVAEAAGLKAAAVVENHHNFAWRERLPDGREVIVHRKGATPAGAGVLGIIPGSMGDAGYLVRGRGAAESLMSASHGAGRMMSRKAALNSISKSARDAYLRERGVTLLGGGLDESPQAYKPIETVIAAQHDLVEVVGKFTPRVVRMADEAGNF, from the coding sequence GCGACACGGTTCTCGCGCGACTGGACGCGGTGCGCGCCGACCCTGGCCGTTTCCTCGCCGACGAGACTCTCGCCGAGCTGGCGCGCGAATGCCTGCGCGCGGACCGGCCTCGGGAGGAGAGTCCCGCCGAACTGCGCGGCGAAGCGTCGCCCTACCCCGTGTGGGGAAAGGAGCAGATCGATGACCAGTCCATCGCGCAGATGGACAACGCCATGCGCCTGCCCGTCTCCGTGGCGGGCGCGCTCATGCCCGACGCGCACGTCGGCTACGGGCTGCCCATCGGAGGCGTCCTCGCGACCGATAACGCCGTCATCCCTTACGCCGTCGGCGTGGACATCGCCTGCCGGATGCGGCTCTCGCTGTACGAGGTCTCCCCGCGTCTGTTGGAGCAAAAACCCGCGCTCTTCGAAAACGCGCTGTTGACCCAGACCGCCTTCGGTCTCGGCGCGGAATGGAAAGGCGAACGCCGCGCCCGGCATCCCGTTTTGGACGACCCCGACTGGGAGGCGACGCGCCTGCTCCAAACTTTGCGCGATAACGCCGTCAAACAACTCGGCACGAGCGGGACGGGGAATCACTTTGTGGAGTGGGGCGCGTTCCGCCTGAACGAGCCGCTGTCTGGATTGCAACCCGGCGAATATCTCGCGCTACTCTCGCACAGCGGATCGCGCTCGGTGGGATTCAAGATCGCCGACCGTTACAGCAAACTGGCGATGGAACTGCACCCCCGCCTCGATAAAAGCGTCCGTCACCTCGCCTGGCTTTCGCTTGACTCCGAGGAGGGACAGGAATACTGGCTCTCGATGGAACTGGCGGGACGCTTCGCCGCGGCCAACCATTACGTTATCCATCGCCGCGTGGCCGAGGCGGCCGGACTGAAAGCAGCCGCGGTCGTGGAGAACCATCATAACTTCGCCTGGCGCGAGAGACTCCCCGACGGGCGCGAGGTCATCGTCCACCGAAAAGGCGCCACGCCCGCGGGCGCGGGCGTGTTGGGAATCATCCCCGGCTCGATGGGCGACGCGGGCTATCTCGTCCGCGGGCGCGGGGCGGCTGAGTCGCTCATGTCGGCCTCGCACGGCGCGGGTCGGATGATGAGCCGCAAGGCCGCGCTGAATTCCATCTCCAAATCCGCGCGGGACGCGTATCTCAGGGAGCGCGGCGTCACCCTCCTCGGCGGCGGCCTGGACGAATCGCCGCAGGCCTACAAGCCGATCGAGACAGTCATCGCCGCGCAGCACGATCTGGTGGAAGTAGTCGGGAAGTTCACCCCGCGCGTCGTCCGCATGGCGGATGAGGCGGGAAATTTCTAG